A genomic region of Arachis stenosperma cultivar V10309 chromosome 9, arast.V10309.gnm1.PFL2, whole genome shotgun sequence contains the following coding sequences:
- the LOC130947387 gene encoding U-box domain-containing protein 43-like: MVGLEIIPIGTILAVLTNQVLKTAHAAADVLIGKESFKILSKHLFDIEPVLKELQLQELNESQAARAALESLESDVKRANNLVEKYRNRGRFYLLVKCRYIVGEVEQVTRDIGKSLAALSLANTEVLTRISDQVDRLQNEMQRVEFEASRSQLQIVEKLDYALREQKLDQAFANDMLEEIARAVGVPVEPSEISKELASIRKEKEEAASRKERAEYIFLEQIIELLSRADAARDYEGVKKQYFERVQVIERYDSRERYILPLNPFLCSITGVVMVDPVSLCTGTTCERSAIEDWFHNGNRTDPETNEVLEETTLRSNIPLRQSIEEWRELNYCLVIRSIKENLITNYDVHESLSLIQALMRENSINKDWISIGGVTDVVISILGNSNYKEAKLKILITLKDVVEGHARNKEKVAESQGWDQIICCLGGDSSTSKAAIDLLYELLQGRSGWNKSFCKKLSENQNAIPFLVTFLKGSDNDSAGAAEKILMEVFKINEESITTAARFGWYKPLVDRMIQEPDSRLGMAKGIVSLELNLLELKELGEEGVIPPLLEMLCGSIESKDLSLSALVKLAGCPPNKRIIAESGGVPLILDLTFSTRMRTFITIKCCEILEKLSFDEDGIDLFVDREGNQLELDSIITNLLALQQSFNTGYNFRKPALRALLGICKFETDLIKKAILAANSVSLILPLLDDSDSEIRETAINLLFLFSQHEPDGVVEYLFRPRRLEALIGFLENDENDNVRMAAAGLLANLPKSERELTMKLIELGGLDAIISILRTGTMEAKENALSALFRFTDPTNIESQRDLVKRGIYPLLVNFLNTGSVTAKARAAAFIADLSMSTPKLTIVSKSPSCWFFKSSRVPLCLAHGSICSVATTFCLIEANALPGLIKLLHGEVHATAYEAIQTLSTLVLEDFPQRGAIVLHKNNAITPLLEILNWGSDSLKAEALGLLEKVFVSKEMVEYYGTTARLRLIGITGMNIYGDGHLRRKAAKVLSLLERYSRSSSSAISGVPE, encoded by the exons ATGGTAGGACTTGAGATCATACCAATAGGCACAATTTTGGCAGTGCTAACCAACCAGGTCTTGAAAACGGCTCATGCAGCGGCCGATGTTCTTATAGGCAAAGAAAGTTTCAAGATCCTCTCAAAACACCTCTTTGATATTGAGCCTGTTCTGAAAGAACTACAGCTTCAAGAGCTCAATGAATCTCAAGCTGCAAGGGCTGCTTTGGAATCACTAGAGTCAGATGTCAAAAGGGCTAACAATTTGGTCGAAAAGTACAGGAACCGTGGCAGATTCTATCTTCTGGTTAAGTGCAGATACATAGTTGGGGAGGTTGAGCAAGTCACAAGAGATATTGGCAAGTCTCTGGCTGCACTTTCGCTTGCGAATACTGAAGTCCTAACAAGAATCTCTGATCAGGTTGATAGGCTGCAGAATGAGATGCAAAGAGTGGAGTTTGAGGCTTCGCGGTCGCAGCTTCAGATTGTTGAGAAGTTGGATTATGCACTTAGAGAACAGAAACTCGATCAGGCTTTCGCAAATGACATGCTTGAGGAAATAGCAAGAGCCGTTGGCGTGCCTGTGGAGCCTTCAGAGATAAGCAAAGAATTAGCCAGCATTAggaaggagaaagaagaagctGCAAGCCGGAAAGAGCGAGCCGAGTACATTTTCTTGGAGCAGATCATTGAGTTACTCTCTAGAGCTGATGCAGCAAGGGActatgaaggagtgaagaaacAATACTTTGAAAGAGTTCAAGTCATAGAAAGGTATGATTCAAGGGAAAGATATATCTTACCACTCAATCCTTTCCTCTGCTCGATAACCGGCGTGGTTATGGTTGATCCTGTTAGCCTTTGTACTGGTACTACATGTGAGAGATCTGCCATTGAAGATTGGTTTCACAATGGGAACCGAACAGATCCAGAAACAAACGAGGTTCTTGAAGAAACTACCCTGAGGTCTAACATTCCACTAAGACAATCCATAGAAGAATGGAGAGAACTTAATTATTGTCTTGTTATAAGGTCTATCAAGGAAAATCTGATCACAAATTATGATGTGCATGAGTCTTTGAGCCTAATTCAGGCCCTTATGAGAGAAAATTCAATTAACAAGGATTGGATTTCTATTGGAGGGGTAACGGATGTTGTTATCTCTATCCTTGGAAACTCTAATTATAAAGAAGCCAAGTTGAAGATTCTGATTACTCTGAAGGATGTTGTAGAGGGACATGCAAGAAACAAG GAGAAGGTGGCTGAATCTCAAGGATGGGATCAGATTATTTGCTGCTTAGGGGGTGATTCTAGCACTTCAAAGGCAGCAATCGATCTGCTGTACGAGTTGCTTCAAGGGCGGTCCGGTTGGAACAAAAGCTTTTGCAAAAAACTCTCTGAGAATCAGAATGCAATTCCTTTCCTTGTCACCTTTCTAAAGGGATCAGACAACGATTCAGCCGGGGCAGCAGAAAAGATTTTGATGGAAGTTTTCAAAATAAATGAGGAAAGTATTACAACTGCTGCTAGATTTGGCTGGTATAAACCCCTCGTTGATCGCATGATTCAAG AACCAGATTCGAGACTAGGAATGGCGAAAGGCATAGTAAGCTTGGAGTTAAACCTGTTAGAGTTGAAAGAACTTGGTGAGGAAGGTGTTATACCTCCTCTTCTAGAAATGCTATGTGGAAGCATTGAATCAAAGGACTTGTCACTATCAGCACTGGTTAAACTAGCAGGATGTCCTCCAAACAAGAGAATAATTGCAGAATCTGGAGGTGTTCCTTTGATTCTAGATCTAACATTCTCAACGCGGATGAGGACATTCATTACTATCAAATGCTGCGAAATCCTGGAGAAGCTTTCCTTTGATGAAGATGGAATAGACTTGTTTGTTGACAGAGAAGGGAATCAACTTGAGTTAGATTCCATCATCACCAATTTGCTAGCATTGCAGCAGAGTTTCAACACTGGATACAATTTTCGCAAGCCTGCGCTGCGCGCTCTTTTAGGCATTTGCAAGTTTGAGACTGATTTAATTAAGAAGGCAATTCTTGCAGCCAATAGTGTCTCTCTAATTCTTCCACTTCTTGATGACTCTGATTCAGAAATCCGAGAAACTGCAATAAACTTGCTCTTTTTATTCTCCCAGCACGAGCCGGATGGAGTAGTTGAGTATCTCTTCAGGCCTAGAAGGCTAGAAGCCTTGATTGGTTTTCTTGAAAATGATGAGAATGACAATGTGAGGATGGCTGCGGCCGGATTACTTGCAAACCTGCCTAAATCAGAAAGAGAACTCACTATGAAGTTGATTGAATTAGGTGGACTTGATGCTATAATAAGCATATTGAGAACTGGTACAATGGAAGCCAAGGAAAATGCTCTGAGTGCACTCTTTAGATTCACTGATCCTACAAATATCGAGTCGCAGCGCGATCTTGTTAAACGAGGGATATATCCTCTACTTGTCAACTTTCTCAACACTGGTTCTGTCACAGCAAAGGCAAGAGCAGCAGCATTCATTGCTGATCTATCAATGAGCACTCCAAAGCTCACAATTGTTTCTAAATCGCCCAGCTGCTGGTTTTTCAAGTCGTCACGAGTTCCCTTATGCTTGGCGCATGGAAGCATATgcagtgttgccaccacattcTGCCTTATTGAAGCAAATGCCTTACCTGGATTGATCAAATTACTGCATGGAGAGGTTCATGCTACTGCTTATGAAGCAATTCAAACACTTTCCACATTGGTTTTGGAGGATTTTCCTCAGAGAGGAGCCATAGTCCTGCATAAGAACAATGCAATAACACCCTTGTTGGAGATTCTGAATTGGGGTTCTGATTCTCTCAAAGCTGAAGCTCTAGGACTATTAGAAAAGGTCTTTGTGTCAAAGGAAATGGTGGAGTATTATGGAACAACAGCCAGGTTGAGGCTAATTGGAATCACTGGCATGAATATCTATGGAGATGGCCACCTTAGAAGGAAGGCTGCTAAGGTACTATCTTTGCTCGAGCGATATTCGAGGTCATCGTCCTCTGCAATCTCCGGTGTTCCGGAGTGA